A stretch of Camelus bactrianus isolate YW-2024 breed Bactrian camel chromosome 26, ASM4877302v1, whole genome shotgun sequence DNA encodes these proteins:
- the ERLIN2 gene encoding erlin-2 isoform X1, translated as MRGQRIPPWNSARMLSLSLQHLKGGNRSLMAQLGAVVAVAASFFCASLFSAVHKIEEGHIGVYYRGGALLTSTSGPGFHLMLPFITSYKSVQTTLQTDEVKNVPCGTSGGVMIYFDRIEVVNFLVPHAVYDIVKNYTADYDKALIFNKIHHELNQFCSVHTLQEVYIELFDQIDENLKLALQQDLTSMAPGLVIQAVRVTKPNIPEAIRRNYELMESEKTKLLIAAQKQKVVEKEAETERKKALIEAEKVAQVAEITYGQKVMEKETEKKISEIEDAAFLAREKAKADAECYTAMKIAEANKLKLTPEYLQLMKYKAIASNSKIYFGKDIPNMFMDSAGGLGKQFEGLADKLNFGLEGEPSEADAEEN; from the exons ATGAGAGGCCAGAGAATCCCGCCGTGGAACTCTGCTCGCATGCTGTCCCTGTCGCTCCAGCATCTGAAAGGA GGTAACCGTTCCCTGATGGCCCAGTTGGGAGCAGTTGTGGCTGTGGCTGCCAGTTTCTTTTGTGCCTCTCTCTTCTCAGCTGTGCACAAGATAGAAGAGGGCCATATTGGGGTGTATTACAG AGGCGGTGCCCTGCTAACGTCCACCAGCGGCCCTGGCTTTCACCTGATGCTCCCTTTCATCACATCGTATAAGTCTGTGCAG ACCACACTCCAGACAGACGAGGTGAAGAATGTACCTTGTGGGACAAG TGGCGGCGTGATGATCTACTTCGACAGAATTGAGGTGGTGAACTTCCTGGTCCCACATGCAG tgtACGACATAGTGAAGAACTACACAGCTGACTATGACAAGGCCCTCATCTTCAACAAGATCCACCACGAGCTGAACCAGTTCTGCAGTGTCCACACGCTGCAGGAGGTCTACATCGAGCTCTTCG ATCAGATTGATGAAAATCTCAAACTGGCCTTGCAGCAGGACCTGACTTCCATGGCCCCTGGGCTCGTCATCCAA GCTGTGCGGGTGACAAAACCCAACATACCCGAGGCCATCCGCAGAAACTACGAGCTGAT GGAAAGCGAGAAGACAAAGCTGCTCATTGCGGCCCAGAAGCAGAAGGTggtggagaaggaggcagagacagagcgGAAGAAGGCCCTCATTG AGGCAGAAAAAGTGGCTCAGGTGGCAGAGATCACCTACGGGCAGAAGGTGATGGAGAAGGAGACGGAGAAGAAGATCTCGGAAATCGAAG ATGCCGCGTTCCTGGCCCGGGAGAAGGCGAAGGCGGACGCCGAGTGCTACACGGCCATGAAGATAGCCGAAGCGAATAAG CTGAAGCTGACCCCGGAGTACCTGCAGCTGATGAAGTACAAGGCCATCGCTTCCAACAGCAAGATTTACTTTGGCAAAGACATCCCTAACATGTTCATGGACTCTGCAGGCGGCCTGGGCAAGCAGTTTGAGGGGCTCGCTGACAAGCTGAACTTTGGCTTAGAGGGTGAGCCCTCAGAGGCAGACGCTGAGGAGAACTGA
- the ERLIN2 gene encoding erlin-2 isoform X2 produces MAQLGAVVAVAASFFCASLFSAVHKIEEGHIGVYYRGGALLTSTSGPGFHLMLPFITSYKSVQTTLQTDEVKNVPCGTSGGVMIYFDRIEVVNFLVPHAVYDIVKNYTADYDKALIFNKIHHELNQFCSVHTLQEVYIELFDQIDENLKLALQQDLTSMAPGLVIQAVRVTKPNIPEAIRRNYELMESEKTKLLIAAQKQKVVEKEAETERKKALIEAEKVAQVAEITYGQKVMEKETEKKISEIEDAAFLAREKAKADAECYTAMKIAEANKLKLTPEYLQLMKYKAIASNSKIYFGKDIPNMFMDSAGGLGKQFEGLADKLNFGLEGEPSEADAEEN; encoded by the exons ATGGCCCAGTTGGGAGCAGTTGTGGCTGTGGCTGCCAGTTTCTTTTGTGCCTCTCTCTTCTCAGCTGTGCACAAGATAGAAGAGGGCCATATTGGGGTGTATTACAG AGGCGGTGCCCTGCTAACGTCCACCAGCGGCCCTGGCTTTCACCTGATGCTCCCTTTCATCACATCGTATAAGTCTGTGCAG ACCACACTCCAGACAGACGAGGTGAAGAATGTACCTTGTGGGACAAG TGGCGGCGTGATGATCTACTTCGACAGAATTGAGGTGGTGAACTTCCTGGTCCCACATGCAG tgtACGACATAGTGAAGAACTACACAGCTGACTATGACAAGGCCCTCATCTTCAACAAGATCCACCACGAGCTGAACCAGTTCTGCAGTGTCCACACGCTGCAGGAGGTCTACATCGAGCTCTTCG ATCAGATTGATGAAAATCTCAAACTGGCCTTGCAGCAGGACCTGACTTCCATGGCCCCTGGGCTCGTCATCCAA GCTGTGCGGGTGACAAAACCCAACATACCCGAGGCCATCCGCAGAAACTACGAGCTGAT GGAAAGCGAGAAGACAAAGCTGCTCATTGCGGCCCAGAAGCAGAAGGTggtggagaaggaggcagagacagagcgGAAGAAGGCCCTCATTG AGGCAGAAAAAGTGGCTCAGGTGGCAGAGATCACCTACGGGCAGAAGGTGATGGAGAAGGAGACGGAGAAGAAGATCTCGGAAATCGAAG ATGCCGCGTTCCTGGCCCGGGAGAAGGCGAAGGCGGACGCCGAGTGCTACACGGCCATGAAGATAGCCGAAGCGAATAAG CTGAAGCTGACCCCGGAGTACCTGCAGCTGATGAAGTACAAGGCCATCGCTTCCAACAGCAAGATTTACTTTGGCAAAGACATCCCTAACATGTTCATGGACTCTGCAGGCGGCCTGGGCAAGCAGTTTGAGGGGCTCGCTGACAAGCTGAACTTTGGCTTAGAGGGTGAGCCCTCAGAGGCAGACGCTGAGGAGAACTGA